From Corticium candelabrum chromosome 13, ooCorCand1.1, whole genome shotgun sequence, a single genomic window includes:
- the LOC134188703 gene encoding cytosolic non-specific dipeptidase-like isoform X1, with protein sequence MELSKIFEYIDGHQEVYIGRLKDAVAIKSVSAWPDHRHEVVRMIDYAVDELKRLGAEAWKVDLGKQKDHDDLQLPPIILGYLGKDPKKKTVCIYGHLDVQPALKSDGWDTNPFELVEKDGKLYGRGSTDDKGPVLAWFNVIEAYQKLGKDIPINIKFCFEGMEESGSEGLHDLIVSEKDKFFKDVDYICISDNYWLGKNKPCVTYGLRGICYFMLEIECASQDLHSGLFGGTVHEAMVDLVHLLDSLVDTHGNIKIPGVSDSVAPLTEEEAKSYEAIDFDVEDYRKDIGAKKLSKEGKAKILQHRWRYPSLSLHGIEGAFDGKGAKTVIPRKVIGKFSIRLVPNQEPNEIERLVNEHIHKVHTASQSPNRINLSLSHGAKPWVSDVSHPHYVAGRNAVKTVFNVDPDLTREGCSIPVTLTLEEETGRNVLLLPLGCCDDGAHSQNEKINRSNFINGIKVLAAYFEEVCKLE encoded by the exons ATGGAGCTCAGCAAAATCTTTGA GTATATCGATGGACACCAG GAAGTCTACATTGGTCGGTTGAAAGACGCTGTGGCAATCAAGAGTGTGTCGGCATGGCCAGACCATCGGCACGAAGTCGTCAGAATGATTGACTATGCTGTCGAT GAGTTGAAACGATTAGGAGCCGAAGCGTGGAAAGTTGATCTTGGCAAACAAAAGGATCACGATGACTTGCAGCTGCCTCCAATCATATTGGGCTATCTGGGCAAAGATCCAAAGAAGAAGACG GTTTGCATCTATGGACACTTAGATGTACAGCCTGCATTAAAG TCTGATGGTTGGGACACCAATCCTTTCGAACTGGTCGAGAAGGACGGCAAGCTGTATGGAAGAGGTTCAACAGACGACAAG GGTCCAGTGCTTGCTTGGTTCAATGTAATCGAAGCTTACCAAAAGCTAGGAAAAGACATTCCAATCAACATCAAG TTTTGCTTTGAGGGTATGGAGGAAAGTGGCAGTGAGGGTCTTCACGATCTGATTGTGTCCGAAAAGGACAAGTTTTTCAAG GATGTGGATTACATCTGTATTTCGGACAACTATTGGTTGGGGAAGAACAAACCGTGTGTCACGTATGGTTTGAG GGGAATTTGCTATTTCATGTTGGAAATTGAGTGTGCTTCGCAAGATCTCCATTCAGGCCTCTTTGGTGGCACAGT GCATGAAGCAATGGTTGACCTTGTTCATTTGCTTGACTCGTTGGTTGACACACACGGCAATATCAAGATTCCTGGAGTGAGCGACTCTGTAGCACCACTCACTGAGGAAGAAGCCAAATCATACGAGGCCATTGACTTTGATGTT GAGGACTATCGAAAAGACATCGGTGCTAAGAAGCTGTCCAAGGAAGGAAAAGCCAAAATTCTTCAACATCGCTGGCGATATCCATCACTATCTCTACATG GTATTGAAGGCGCATTTGACGGTAAAGGTGCCAAAACGGTCATTCCACGAAAG GTGATCGGCAAGTTTTCTATCCGCCTCGTTCCCAACCAGGAACCAAACGAAATCGAACGACTGGTGAACGAGCACATTCACAAGGTCCACACTGCCTCACAAAGCCCCAACCGCATCAA CTTGAGCTTGAGCCATGGAGCGAAGCCGTGGGTGAGTGACGTTTCTCACCCTCACTATGTAGCTGGTAGAAATGCTGTCAAAACGG TGTTCAATGTTGATCCTGATCTGACGCGAGAGGGTTGTAGCATTCCCGTCACTCTTACACTCGAGGAAGAAACCGGTAGGAACGTCCTGCTACTGCCACTCGGCTGTTGCGACGACGGGGCTCATTCGCAGAATGAGAAAATAAATCGGTCAAACTTTATCAATGGA ATCAAAGTTCTTGCTGCTTACTTTGAAGAGGTCTGCAAGCTGGAGTAG
- the LOC134188703 gene encoding cytosolic non-specific dipeptidase-like isoform X2 translates to MELSKIFEYIDGHQEVYIGRLKDAVAIKSVSAWPDHRHEVVRMIDYAVDELKRLGAEAWKVDLGKQKDHDDLQLPPIILGYLGKDPKKKTVCIYGHLDVQPALKSDGWDTNPFELVEKDGKLYGRGSTDDKGPVLAWFNVIEAYQKLGKDIPINIKFCFEGMEESGSEGLHDLIVSEKDKFFKDVDYICISDNYWLGKNKPCVTYGLRGICYFMLEIECASQDLHSGLFGGTVHEAMVDLVHLLDSLVDTHGNIKIPGVSDSVAPLTEEEAKSYEAIDFDVEDYRKDIGAKKLSKEGKAKILQHRWRYPSLSLHGIEGAFDGKGAKTVIPRKVIGKFSIRLVPNQEPNEIERLVNEHIHKVHTASQSPNRINLSLSHGAKPWVSDVSHPHYVAGRNAVKTVFNVDPDLTREGCSIPVTLTLEEETGRNVLLLPLGCCDDGAHSQNEKINRSNFINGIKVLAAYFEEVCKLE, encoded by the exons GAAGTCTACATTGGTCGGTTGAAAGACGCTGTGGCAATCAAGAGTGTGTCGGCATGGCCAGACCATCGGCACGAAGTCGTCAGAATGATTGACTATGCTGTCGAT GAGTTGAAACGATTAGGAGCCGAAGCGTGGAAAGTTGATCTTGGCAAACAAAAGGATCACGATGACTTGCAGCTGCCTCCAATCATATTGGGCTATCTGGGCAAAGATCCAAAGAAGAAGACG GTTTGCATCTATGGACACTTAGATGTACAGCCTGCATTAAAG TCTGATGGTTGGGACACCAATCCTTTCGAACTGGTCGAGAAGGACGGCAAGCTGTATGGAAGAGGTTCAACAGACGACAAG GGTCCAGTGCTTGCTTGGTTCAATGTAATCGAAGCTTACCAAAAGCTAGGAAAAGACATTCCAATCAACATCAAG TTTTGCTTTGAGGGTATGGAGGAAAGTGGCAGTGAGGGTCTTCACGATCTGATTGTGTCCGAAAAGGACAAGTTTTTCAAG GATGTGGATTACATCTGTATTTCGGACAACTATTGGTTGGGGAAGAACAAACCGTGTGTCACGTATGGTTTGAG GGGAATTTGCTATTTCATGTTGGAAATTGAGTGTGCTTCGCAAGATCTCCATTCAGGCCTCTTTGGTGGCACAGT GCATGAAGCAATGGTTGACCTTGTTCATTTGCTTGACTCGTTGGTTGACACACACGGCAATATCAAGATTCCTGGAGTGAGCGACTCTGTAGCACCACTCACTGAGGAAGAAGCCAAATCATACGAGGCCATTGACTTTGATGTT GAGGACTATCGAAAAGACATCGGTGCTAAGAAGCTGTCCAAGGAAGGAAAAGCCAAAATTCTTCAACATCGCTGGCGATATCCATCACTATCTCTACATG GTATTGAAGGCGCATTTGACGGTAAAGGTGCCAAAACGGTCATTCCACGAAAG GTGATCGGCAAGTTTTCTATCCGCCTCGTTCCCAACCAGGAACCAAACGAAATCGAACGACTGGTGAACGAGCACATTCACAAGGTCCACACTGCCTCACAAAGCCCCAACCGCATCAA CTTGAGCTTGAGCCATGGAGCGAAGCCGTGGGTGAGTGACGTTTCTCACCCTCACTATGTAGCTGGTAGAAATGCTGTCAAAACGG TGTTCAATGTTGATCCTGATCTGACGCGAGAGGGTTGTAGCATTCCCGTCACTCTTACACTCGAGGAAGAAACCGGTAGGAACGTCCTGCTACTGCCACTCGGCTGTTGCGACGACGGGGCTCATTCGCAGAATGAGAAAATAAATCGGTCAAACTTTATCAATGGA ATCAAAGTTCTTGCTGCTTACTTTGAAGAGGTCTGCAAGCTGGAGTAG
- the LOC134188856 gene encoding uncharacterized protein LOC134188856 isoform X1 → MNFVKLLSEDQLGSWRASETEDSDESHTEAGRDSHVRAVTDKYDSGVIDVGGFTRDLMEAARSGNMSNVDRLLNTGMDVNSRNVMGYAALREAVVNNHESVCRVLLDRGARVDDRDDMGWTALHWAATRGHESIASLLLERRADVNAKNNDGDTPAHKAGSKGHLGVLRVLVDGGADLLIANVDEKNVLEVAEERRMTLEQRREVNEVSPEDYRKREETVKYIRTVSRESSRLPSTDSTSSATQQSAIEKLTDERNILRQEFEELCARNTHLEKVLHGNQADRVLLDDHIEDLMRHRELAENQLEEISQVHRDVVDKLREELEKRDQDVRIMQDDFASLNEIKVKLEVQLSILSEEVHCLRGEKYSLEHDLSDLKLEHDILKEQFTDKQSLHLANNDQLRVELQEVRGTATVNQMLLAVQIGNAHSAKTARNEKDKKLQTAEAEYQVEAMHAIDNIEALQSQLAHKENKIYEIQVAEAQKTTLVERYRNENEALTVEVQRLTKDLEDKQNDHDRIVDEMRTESQQRQDEVSEDLRLAQEQITQLTRDMEVMTRQKANAEAAIVEFERVVQQSTDTLMIPETELQLTGKTIGKGSFAEVKAGCWQGSEIAVKTLHANIDSSYNRSLFLQEILMCSRVRHPHVVAIFGITRPQDATPSIILELLEGSLADVLSSAHSSNQYLTFREQVDISVDCLSGLSHLHEFQPNPLLHGDLRPTNVLLTNTMRAKIGDLGAAHFSGVSLSLGPVSPEYLAPERSILFRGGHSHNTTSADMYSMGVTLSEIMTGSFPDRNSIHRQFRRISHDQLRDLCLCMTDADPLQRPTARHVLVVMQSLRDDKGYASCPPKRIVKGKRYGDRVVLTDRMW, encoded by the exons ATGAATTTCGTCAAGCTGCTCAGTGAAGACCAACTCG GTAGCTGGAGAGCCTCTGAGACGGAGGATAGTGACGAATCACATACAGAAGCAG GGCGTGACTCGCACGTGCGCGCGGTTACGGACAAATACGACTCTGGTGTCATCGACGTTGGCGGTTTCACTCGCGACCTGATGGAAGCGGCGCGGTCTGGCAACATGAGCAATGTCGACCGTCTTCTCAACACGGGCATGGACGTCAACAGTCGCAACGTGATGGGCTACGCGGCGCTGCGCGAGGCGGTCGTCAACAACCACGAGAGCGTCTGCCGCGTCTTGCTCGACCGCGGCGCTCGCGTCGACGACCGCGACGACATGGGATGGACGGCTCTACATTGGGCAGCGACACGAGGCCACGAGAGCATCGCTTCGCTGCTCCTCGAGCGACGGGCTGACGTGAATGCCAAGAATAACGACGGCGACACGCCTGCGCACAAGGCGGGAAGTAAAGGGCACTTGGGTGTGTTGAGGGTGTTGGTGGACGGCGGTGCGGATTTGTTGATTGCGAATGTGGATGAGAAGAATGTGTTGGAGGTTGCAGAGGAGAGGAGGATGACGTTGGAGCAGAGGAGAGAGGTGAATGAAGTTTCGCCGGAAGATTACCGGAAGAGGGAGGAGACGGTGAAGTATATCCGGACTGTGAGTCGGGAGTCGAGCAG ACTCCCATCTACCGATTCAACATCTAGTGCTACTCAGCAGAGTGCTATCGAAAAGCTGACGGATGAGAGAAACATCCTTCGTCAAGAGTTCGAAGAACTTTGTGCTAGAAACACTCACCTTGAAAAGGTACTTCATGGAAATCAAGCCGATCGAGTTCTTCTCGATGACCATATAGAAGATTTGATGAGACACCGAGAATTAGCAGAAAATCAGCTCGAGGAAATATCACAAGTTCATCGTGATGTTGTCGATAAGCTACGGGAAGAACTCGAAAAACGAGACCAGGACGTACGAATCATGCAAGACGACTTTGCGAGTTTAAACGAGATTAAAGTGAAACTGGAAGTTCAATTGTCGATACTGAGTGAAGAAGTGCATTGTCTGAGAGGTGAGAAGTACTCGTTGGAGCATGACTTGTCTGACCTCAAACTGGAGCACGACATATTAAAGGAACAGTTCACTGACAAGCAGTCGCTTCATCTGGCCAACAACGACCAGTTGAGAGTTGAACTACAAGAAGTGAGAGGAACGGCAACAGTAAATCAGATGTTACTTGCTGTACAAATAGGTAACGCACACAGTGCCAAAACGGCAAGAAACGAAAAAGACAAGAAGCTGCAGACGGCAGAAGCGGAATACCAAGTCGAAGCGATGCATGCGATAGACAACATCGAAGCTTTGCAGTCACAATTGGCTCACAAAGAGAACAAAATTTACGAGATCCAAGTCGCCGAAGCACAGAAGACGACTCTCGTCGAACGATACAGAAATGAGAACGAAGCGCTGACGGTTGAAGTCCAGCGTCTAACCAAAGATcttgaagacaaacagaatgatcATGACAGAATTGTCGATGAAATGAGGACAGAGTCGCAACAGAGACAAGACGAGGTGTCGGAAGACTTACGGCTCGCACAAGAACAGATCACTCAACTGACGCGCGACATGGAAGTGATGACGAGACAGAAGGCGAACGCCGAGGCAGCGATAGTCGAGTTTGAACGCGTTGTTCAACAGTCGACCGACACGTTGATGATACCTGAGACGGAGTTGCAACTTACGGGAAAGACAATCGGAAAAGGAAGCTTTGCTG AGGTGAAGGCGGGTTGCTGGCAGGGCAGCGAGATCGCCGTCAAGACCCTCCACGCCAACATCGACTCGAGTTACAATCGTTCGCTCTTTCTGCAAGAGATCCTGATGTGTAGCCGCGTGCGACACCCTCACGTCGTCGCCATCTTCGGCATAACGCGTCCGCAGGACGCCACCCCGAGCATCATCCTCGAGCTACTCGAAGGCTCACTGGCCGACGTCTTGAGTTCGGCTCACAGCAGCAATCAGTATCTCACGTTTCGTGAGCAAGTTGATATTTCAGTCGACTGTTTGTCGGGTCTTTCACATCTACACGAGTTCCAACCGAATCCGTTGCTACACGGCGATCTCCGCCCGACGAATGTGCTCCTGACAAACACGATGAGAGCAAAGATAGGCGATCTAGGAGCCGCTCACTTTTCTGGTGTGTCCCTCTCGCTCGGTCCGGTCAGTCCGGAGTATCTCGCTCCCGAACGAAGCATCCTATTTCGCGGTGGCCACTCGCATAACACGACGAGTGCCGATATGTACAGCATGGGTGTGACCCTGTCCGAGATCATGACCGGATCGTTTCCCGATCGTAACTCAATACATCGTCAGTTCAGGCGGATCTCGCACGACCAGCTTCGAGATTTGTGTCTCTGCATGACGGACGCAGACCCTCTGCAGCGGCCGACGGCGCGACACGTGCTGGTCGTCATGCAGTCGTTACGAGACGACAAAGGGTACGCGTCCTGTCCTCCCAAGCGTATCGTCAAAGGCAAGCGGTACGGAGACCGAGTCGTGTTGACTGATAGAATGTGGTAG
- the LOC134188856 gene encoding uncharacterized protein LOC134188856 isoform X2 has product MEAARSGNMSNVDRLLNTGMDVNSRNVMGYAALREAVVNNHESVCRVLLDRGARVDDRDDMGWTALHWAATRGHESIASLLLERRADVNAKNNDGDTPAHKAGSKGHLGVLRVLVDGGADLLIANVDEKNVLEVAEERRMTLEQRREVNEVSPEDYRKREETVKYIRTVSRESSRLPSTDSTSSATQQSAIEKLTDERNILRQEFEELCARNTHLEKVLHGNQADRVLLDDHIEDLMRHRELAENQLEEISQVHRDVVDKLREELEKRDQDVRIMQDDFASLNEIKVKLEVQLSILSEEVHCLRGEKYSLEHDLSDLKLEHDILKEQFTDKQSLHLANNDQLRVELQEVRGTATVNQMLLAVQIGNAHSAKTARNEKDKKLQTAEAEYQVEAMHAIDNIEALQSQLAHKENKIYEIQVAEAQKTTLVERYRNENEALTVEVQRLTKDLEDKQNDHDRIVDEMRTESQQRQDEVSEDLRLAQEQITQLTRDMEVMTRQKANAEAAIVEFERVVQQSTDTLMIPETELQLTGKTIGKGSFAEVKAGCWQGSEIAVKTLHANIDSSYNRSLFLQEILMCSRVRHPHVVAIFGITRPQDATPSIILELLEGSLADVLSSAHSSNQYLTFREQVDISVDCLSGLSHLHEFQPNPLLHGDLRPTNVLLTNTMRAKIGDLGAAHFSGVSLSLGPVSPEYLAPERSILFRGGHSHNTTSADMYSMGVTLSEIMTGSFPDRNSIHRQFRRISHDQLRDLCLCMTDADPLQRPTARHVLVVMQSLRDDKGYASCPPKRIVKGKRYGDRVVLTDRMW; this is encoded by the exons ATGGAAGCGGCGCGGTCTGGCAACATGAGCAATGTCGACCGTCTTCTCAACACGGGCATGGACGTCAACAGTCGCAACGTGATGGGCTACGCGGCGCTGCGCGAGGCGGTCGTCAACAACCACGAGAGCGTCTGCCGCGTCTTGCTCGACCGCGGCGCTCGCGTCGACGACCGCGACGACATGGGATGGACGGCTCTACATTGGGCAGCGACACGAGGCCACGAGAGCATCGCTTCGCTGCTCCTCGAGCGACGGGCTGACGTGAATGCCAAGAATAACGACGGCGACACGCCTGCGCACAAGGCGGGAAGTAAAGGGCACTTGGGTGTGTTGAGGGTGTTGGTGGACGGCGGTGCGGATTTGTTGATTGCGAATGTGGATGAGAAGAATGTGTTGGAGGTTGCAGAGGAGAGGAGGATGACGTTGGAGCAGAGGAGAGAGGTGAATGAAGTTTCGCCGGAAGATTACCGGAAGAGGGAGGAGACGGTGAAGTATATCCGGACTGTGAGTCGGGAGTCGAGCAG ACTCCCATCTACCGATTCAACATCTAGTGCTACTCAGCAGAGTGCTATCGAAAAGCTGACGGATGAGAGAAACATCCTTCGTCAAGAGTTCGAAGAACTTTGTGCTAGAAACACTCACCTTGAAAAGGTACTTCATGGAAATCAAGCCGATCGAGTTCTTCTCGATGACCATATAGAAGATTTGATGAGACACCGAGAATTAGCAGAAAATCAGCTCGAGGAAATATCACAAGTTCATCGTGATGTTGTCGATAAGCTACGGGAAGAACTCGAAAAACGAGACCAGGACGTACGAATCATGCAAGACGACTTTGCGAGTTTAAACGAGATTAAAGTGAAACTGGAAGTTCAATTGTCGATACTGAGTGAAGAAGTGCATTGTCTGAGAGGTGAGAAGTACTCGTTGGAGCATGACTTGTCTGACCTCAAACTGGAGCACGACATATTAAAGGAACAGTTCACTGACAAGCAGTCGCTTCATCTGGCCAACAACGACCAGTTGAGAGTTGAACTACAAGAAGTGAGAGGAACGGCAACAGTAAATCAGATGTTACTTGCTGTACAAATAGGTAACGCACACAGTGCCAAAACGGCAAGAAACGAAAAAGACAAGAAGCTGCAGACGGCAGAAGCGGAATACCAAGTCGAAGCGATGCATGCGATAGACAACATCGAAGCTTTGCAGTCACAATTGGCTCACAAAGAGAACAAAATTTACGAGATCCAAGTCGCCGAAGCACAGAAGACGACTCTCGTCGAACGATACAGAAATGAGAACGAAGCGCTGACGGTTGAAGTCCAGCGTCTAACCAAAGATcttgaagacaaacagaatgatcATGACAGAATTGTCGATGAAATGAGGACAGAGTCGCAACAGAGACAAGACGAGGTGTCGGAAGACTTACGGCTCGCACAAGAACAGATCACTCAACTGACGCGCGACATGGAAGTGATGACGAGACAGAAGGCGAACGCCGAGGCAGCGATAGTCGAGTTTGAACGCGTTGTTCAACAGTCGACCGACACGTTGATGATACCTGAGACGGAGTTGCAACTTACGGGAAAGACAATCGGAAAAGGAAGCTTTGCTG AGGTGAAGGCGGGTTGCTGGCAGGGCAGCGAGATCGCCGTCAAGACCCTCCACGCCAACATCGACTCGAGTTACAATCGTTCGCTCTTTCTGCAAGAGATCCTGATGTGTAGCCGCGTGCGACACCCTCACGTCGTCGCCATCTTCGGCATAACGCGTCCGCAGGACGCCACCCCGAGCATCATCCTCGAGCTACTCGAAGGCTCACTGGCCGACGTCTTGAGTTCGGCTCACAGCAGCAATCAGTATCTCACGTTTCGTGAGCAAGTTGATATTTCAGTCGACTGTTTGTCGGGTCTTTCACATCTACACGAGTTCCAACCGAATCCGTTGCTACACGGCGATCTCCGCCCGACGAATGTGCTCCTGACAAACACGATGAGAGCAAAGATAGGCGATCTAGGAGCCGCTCACTTTTCTGGTGTGTCCCTCTCGCTCGGTCCGGTCAGTCCGGAGTATCTCGCTCCCGAACGAAGCATCCTATTTCGCGGTGGCCACTCGCATAACACGACGAGTGCCGATATGTACAGCATGGGTGTGACCCTGTCCGAGATCATGACCGGATCGTTTCCCGATCGTAACTCAATACATCGTCAGTTCAGGCGGATCTCGCACGACCAGCTTCGAGATTTGTGTCTCTGCATGACGGACGCAGACCCTCTGCAGCGGCCGACGGCGCGACACGTGCTGGTCGTCATGCAGTCGTTACGAGACGACAAAGGGTACGCGTCCTGTCCTCCCAAGCGTATCGTCAAAGGCAAGCGGTACGGAGACCGAGTCGTGTTGACTGATAGAATGTGGTAG
- the LOC134188412 gene encoding nucleosome assembly protein 1-like 1-B — MADEETKPAEGEETTEAAAENDDSDGDDKETGDKSTIVSDALKTPGVLEAVQNHLGSLVGMSSGYLENLPEPVKRRLRALKNIQVDCLKVESRFYAEVHELECKYQSLYKEHYDKRATIVSGSYEPTDEECEWVEEDDEEEGEDKKEEDTEPKASVVPEDAKGIPEFWLSAMKNIENLNQQIQEYDEPVLQHLTNVELEYTQNPTGFVLKFHFDPNDYFTDTVLTKTYEVKAEVSNDNPFAFDGPEVTKSTGCKINWKKSKNVTVKMMKKKQKHKGHGQSRVVTKQVKVDSFFNFFSPPEVPEGEEGEPDELEKLTFDYELGLFFRDRFIPRAVLYFTGEAIDDDDEFDEEESGDEDEEDGEGQDPNYVPKTTDGKSQFRNVDDGKPQECKAQ, encoded by the exons ATGGCTGACGAAGAAACTAAGCC TGCAGAAGGAGAGGAAACCACTGAAGCAGCCGCCGAGAATGACGACAGTGATGGAGATGATAAAGAAACAGGCGACAAGTCAACAA TCGTTTCCGATGCGCTGAAGACTCCGGGCGTTTTGGAAGCCGTCCAG AATCACTTGGGTTCACTTGTCGGTATGTCATCCGGTTACCTTGAAAATCTTCCCGAGCCGGTTAAACGAAGACTAAGAGCACTGAAAAACATACAG GTTGATTGCTTGAAGGTCGAGTCAAGGTTTTATGCGGAAGTCCACGAATTGGAGTGCAAGTATCAGTCGTTGTATAAAGAACATTATGATAAG CGTGCTACTATTGTGAGTGGAAGTTATGAGCCAACTGATGAGGAATGTGAATGGGTGGAGGAGGATGATGAGGAAGAAGGTGAAGATAAGAAGGAGGAGGATACAGAACCTAAAGCATCAGTTG TTCCAGAAGATGCCAAAGGTATTCCTGAATTCTGGTTGTCAGCAATGAAAAACATCGAAAATCTCAACCAACAAATTCAA GAATACGACGAGCCCGTGCTGCAGCATCTCACCAACGTAGAACTGGAGTACACTCAGAATCCAACA ggttttgttttgaaattcCATTTTGATCCCAATGACTACTTTACTGATACA GTACTGACAAAGACATATGAGGTGAAGGCTGAAGTTAGCAATGACAATCCGTTTGCTTTCGATGGACCAGAAGTCACAAAATCTACAGG TTGTAAGATCAATTGGAAGAAAAGCAAGAATGTTACCgtgaagatgatgaagaaaaAGCAGAAGCACAAAG GACACGGGCAGTCACGTGTCGTGACAAAGCAAGTCAAAGTTGATTCCTTCTTTaatttcttctctcctccggAAG TTCCAGAAGGTGAAGAAGGAGAGCCTGATGAGCTA GAAAAACTCACATTTGATTACGAACTGGGTCTCTTCTTTCGAGATAGATTCATTCCACGG GCTGTCTTGTATTTCACCGGTGAAGCAATAGATGACGACGATGAG TTCGACGAGGAGGAGTCGGGCGACGAG GACGAGGAAGACGGCGAAGGGCAGGATCCCAACTACGTTCCCAAG ACTACCGATGGAAAGTCTCAATTTCGGAATGTCGATGATGGCAAGCCTCAAGAGTGCAAGGCAcagtag
- the LOC134188570 gene encoding core histone macro-H2A.1-like, which translates to MSGRGGKGRKKSVSRSARAGVQFPVSRLQRYLRQSVTKRRISAVAPVYLAAVLEYLCAEVLELAGNAARDNKKHRIIPRHILLAVANDDELHELLKGVTISQGGVLPHILPQLLKRRTPQTFSVRNPMSPAPPSPKSPKAPKSPAAAKKKGGRQAPKKAPPKSPAKDQTVSEEDDTLARRVKGHASASITVLSEKVLFLGQKLTVIQGDIASMATDAVVHPTNNSFFLGGQVGAALKAAGGATLDRDITASQNSHGTLKETQAAISRAGDLPSSHIIHVHSPSWGSANSEPNLEKTVKNALKVADDNNLKTVSFPSIGSGQNGFPKQTAAQIILKAIKTYFMGVMTSSLKQIYFVLYDSESIGIYTSELAKLDDD; encoded by the exons ATGTCCGGACGTGGAGGCAAAGGCCGCAAGAAGTCCGTATCGCGATCGGCTCGCGCAGGAGTGCAATTCCCCGTCAGCCGCCTTCAGCGCTATCTCCGCCAGAGCGTCACCAAGCGCCGCATCTCGGCAGTCGCGCCCGTCTACCTTGCCGCCGTGCTCGAGTATCTTTGCGCCGAAGTCTTGGAGCTGGCCGGCAACGCCGCACGCGACAACAAAAAACATCGCATCATTCCGCGCCACATTCTACTGGCTGTGGCCAACGACGACGAACTTCATGAA cTATTGAAGGGAGTGACTATTTCGCAAGGTGGTGTGTTACCTCACATACTTCCACAGCTCCTCAAGCGTAGAACTCCTCAAACGTTTTCCGTCCGCAACCCAATGAGTCCGGCCCCACCGTCTCCCAAATCTCCGAAGGCTCCCAAATCTCCAGCAGCCGCCAAGAAGAAAGGAGGCAGACAGGCACCGAAGAAAGCTCCACCGAAATCACCAGCGAAAGATCAGACCGTAAGCGAAGAAGATG ATACTTTG GCTCGTCGAGTTAAAGGTCATGCTTCGGCGTCCATCACTGTTCTATCCGAAAAAGTGCTCTTTCTTGGACAGAAG TTGACTGTGATTCAAGGCGATATTGCATCGATGGCTACCGATGCTGTTGTTCATCCTACGAATAATAGTTTCTTTCTCGGTGGGCAAGTTG GTGCTGCATTGAAAGCTGCGGGTGGTGCCACATTAGACAGAGACATCACTGCCAGCCAGAACAGCCATGGGaccttgaaagaaacacaag CTGCCATTTCTCGTGCCGGAGATTTGCCATCATCCCATATCATTCATGTCCACTCTCCGTCGTGGGGATCGGCCAACTCTGAGCCCAATCTCGAAAAAACCGTGAAAAATGCACTGAAAGTGGCCGATGACAACAACCTGAAAACAGTCTCGTTCCCTTCCATTGGCAGCGGACA GAATGGTTTTCCTAAACAGACGGCTGCTCAGATTATTTTGAAAGCGATCAAGACGTACTTTATGGGTGTTATGACCTCGTCGTTGAAGCAGATCTACTTTGTGCTCTACGATTCTGAGAGTATCGGCATATACACTAGCGAGTTGGCCAAACTCGACGACGACTAG